A window of the Terriglobia bacterium genome harbors these coding sequences:
- a CDS encoding sigma-70 family RNA polymerase sigma factor produces MGPAASRSSDVTLLLRAWGEGSKEALDRLAPVVHRELRRIAGRLMAGQRPNHTLQATALVNEAYLRLVDTQQANWKDRAHFFALCARAMRQILVDHARRRDSAKRGGGQVAIELEEGLAADSSPEANLLELDDALNRLAALDSRKSQVIELRFFGGLSVEETAEALKISQETVQRDWKLARAWLYGELSGNRQNG; encoded by the coding sequence ATGGGGCCGGCAGCCTCACGAAGCAGCGACGTCACGCTTTTGCTTCGGGCCTGGGGCGAAGGAAGCAAAGAAGCCCTTGACCGCCTGGCCCCCGTGGTCCACCGCGAGCTCCGCCGCATTGCCGGGCGCCTGATGGCAGGCCAGCGCCCAAACCACACCCTGCAAGCCACCGCACTCGTCAATGAGGCCTATCTGCGCCTCGTGGACACGCAGCAGGCCAACTGGAAAGACCGCGCACACTTCTTTGCACTCTGTGCCCGCGCCATGCGGCAGATTCTCGTGGACCATGCGCGCAGGCGGGACAGCGCGAAACGCGGCGGCGGCCAGGTCGCAATCGAGCTTGAAGAGGGTTTGGCGGCTGATTCGTCGCCCGAGGCAAACCTTTTGGAGCTTGACGATGCGCTCAACCGGTTGGCGGCGCTCGACTCGAGAAAGAGCCAGGTGATTGAACTGCGCTTTTTTGGGGGCCTGAGCGTCGAAGAAACCGCGGAAGCGCTGAAGATTTCACAGGAAACCGTGCAGCGTGACTGGAAGCTTGCCCGGGCGTGGCTTTATGGCGAGCTGAGCGGCAATAGACAAAATGGATGA
- a CDS encoding D-glycerate dehydrogenase has translation MNETKRSIRVFATCDIGREALDRLRERGYQVEVYDQLEAPPKTLIIERVRSGIDVLITTLRDPIDREIFEAGKGTLKVVAQDAVGFDNINRADANEYRVPFINTPEVLTEATAEFALFMLGAVARKLYPSERLVRENRWGAWHPYLPFLGDEVTGKTIGVVGLGRIGQAFIKKALGFDVNFLCYDSNFTPSDFLKGVQEELDLRHRNGFSDERRTVRVVALEEVLSGADFVSLHVPLVREGATPTFHLINEKTLRTMKPTAYLVNTSRGPVVDEAALARALKERVIAGAALDVFEKEPLPSDSPLRDPQLEDRVRLFHHFASAGRITRLSTDPKRGMAGRTVQSLIDVLEASGSLAEVACVVNKEAFR, from the coding sequence ATGAACGAAACGAAGCGCAGTATCCGCGTTTTTGCCACCTGCGACATCGGCCGGGAGGCGCTGGACCGGCTGCGCGAGCGCGGCTATCAGGTGGAAGTTTACGACCAGCTCGAAGCGCCGCCAAAAACCCTGATCATCGAGAGAGTCCGATCCGGAATTGACGTGCTGATCACCACCTTGCGCGATCCTATCGACCGCGAGATTTTTGAGGCGGGCAAGGGAACTCTGAAAGTGGTGGCGCAGGACGCGGTTGGTTTCGACAACATCAACCGCGCGGACGCCAATGAGTACAGGGTTCCTTTTATCAACACGCCGGAGGTGCTCACGGAAGCAACGGCGGAGTTCGCGCTGTTTATGCTGGGCGCGGTGGCGCGCAAGCTGTATCCCAGCGAACGCCTGGTGAGAGAAAACCGTTGGGGCGCCTGGCATCCTTATCTACCTTTTCTCGGGGACGAGGTCACGGGCAAGACAATCGGGGTAGTCGGCCTGGGACGCATCGGGCAGGCCTTCATCAAAAAGGCGCTTGGGTTTGATGTGAATTTCCTTTGCTACGACTCGAACTTCACGCCATCAGATTTCCTCAAGGGTGTTCAGGAAGAACTGGACCTGCGGCACCGCAATGGCTTTTCGGACGAGCGGCGGACCGTCCGTGTGGTGGCGCTCGAAGAAGTCCTGTCGGGAGCCGACTTCGTCTCACTCCATGTGCCGCTGGTGCGCGAGGGCGCAACTCCGACGTTTCACCTGATCAACGAGAAGACCTTGCGCACGATGAAGCCCACGGCTTACCTGGTGAACACGTCGCGGGGGCCGGTCGTGGATGAAGCGGCTCTGGCACGCGCGCTGAAGGAGCGTGTGATCGCGGGCGCGGCGCTCGATGTCTTTGAGAAGGAGCCGCTGCCATCGGACTCGCCGTTGCGCGATCCGCAGCTCGAAGACCGGGTGCGGCTGTTCCATCACTTTGCCAGCGCGGGCCGCATCACGCGACTTTCGACGGATCCCAAGCGCGGCATGGCCGGGCGTACCGTCCAGTCGCTCATCGATGTGCTGGAAGCCAGCGGCAGCCTGGCGGAGGTCGCGTGCGTGGTCAACAAGGAAGCCTTCCGTTGA
- a CDS encoding mechanosensitive ion channel domain-containing protein — protein sequence MKIAQRLTEVALLVLLATALAGLYLTSGPTNPAPPGKGASSSPGETLTINTRYLDTARRLALMAATPQEQQAATSAMDAADRELDLEYAYDLQLAASQPVAQTPEIKAIQERIGRISAAVKKRQAEADELKSALKRVGGARHAALEQQLDAAEAELNLSREVLGDAKDQLARAGGDPKGRLDKLKAEHESASRERDTFKFAPLEPPGPSGSVLAKWSRWRTLRRKGFQILQAQQEAVDAAASLTRQHKPLEDRISAEEAQQKALAAHDLTPEQIAALAGSRRGSPAAAGKGKAPAGAASAQAPQEPAAPNSANASVAVIQHLSTDRTSLRVLERRIEMMNDLAAAYGKWGSLVETARRSALHSLIAGGLWIVLMMAVALFLNRLIEHFFAGLSLERKQKTTLQAVLRISARLIIVVVILMVIFGKPDNLSTVVGLTGAGLAVALQDFLLSFLGWFVLMGRHGIRVGDWVEINPNSFTGVRGEVVEITLFRTVLLETGNWNEPGHLTGRQVAFMNMYAVTGYYFNFSTSGQWLWDELQVAIPHSQNPYPLVEKIRAIVAQATESNTQLAERDWQRVSSRYGTRSFSAQPSVNVKPTDNGVIAIVRYITRADERTATRYGLNHQIVKLFHSTEELVSSGAEVVLDSEASAPDSH from the coding sequence ATGAAGATTGCTCAAAGATTGACGGAGGTGGCGCTGCTGGTGCTTCTGGCGACGGCGTTGGCGGGACTATATCTCACCTCGGGTCCCACAAACCCGGCCCCTCCAGGCAAAGGGGCCTCTTCGTCGCCGGGTGAGACGCTGACCATCAACACGCGCTATCTGGACACGGCGCGGCGGCTGGCGCTGATGGCCGCTACGCCCCAGGAACAGCAGGCGGCCACCAGTGCCATGGATGCCGCCGACCGCGAGCTGGACCTGGAATACGCTTACGACCTGCAACTGGCGGCCAGCCAGCCTGTGGCTCAAACACCCGAGATCAAGGCGATTCAGGAGCGGATCGGGAGGATCAGCGCTGCCGTCAAAAAACGCCAGGCGGAAGCTGATGAGCTGAAGAGCGCCCTCAAGCGGGTGGGCGGAGCGCGGCACGCGGCCCTCGAACAGCAACTGGACGCGGCGGAAGCTGAGCTGAATCTTTCCAGAGAGGTGTTGGGCGACGCCAAAGATCAACTGGCGCGGGCCGGAGGCGACCCGAAGGGCCGCCTGGACAAGCTGAAGGCTGAGCATGAGTCGGCATCGAGAGAGCGCGACACTTTCAAGTTCGCTCCGCTCGAGCCGCCGGGCCCTTCAGGCAGCGTGCTGGCGAAATGGTCGCGCTGGAGGACCCTTCGCCGCAAGGGATTCCAAATTCTCCAGGCGCAGCAGGAGGCCGTTGACGCTGCTGCCAGCCTGACCCGGCAACACAAGCCGCTCGAAGACCGCATTTCAGCCGAAGAAGCGCAACAGAAAGCCCTGGCGGCACACGATCTGACGCCGGAGCAGATTGCGGCGCTGGCGGGTTCGCGCCGGGGCAGCCCGGCCGCGGCCGGCAAAGGCAAGGCGCCTGCCGGCGCAGCCAGCGCACAAGCGCCGCAGGAACCTGCGGCGCCGAATTCAGCCAATGCTTCGGTCGCGGTGATCCAGCATCTTTCGACCGACCGGACGTCGCTTCGGGTCCTCGAGCGGCGAATCGAGATGATGAATGATCTGGCCGCCGCCTACGGGAAGTGGGGCAGTCTGGTGGAAACGGCCAGGCGCTCCGCGTTGCACAGCCTGATTGCCGGGGGCCTGTGGATTGTCCTGATGATGGCCGTCGCGCTGTTCCTGAATCGCCTGATTGAGCACTTTTTCGCCGGGCTGTCACTGGAACGGAAGCAGAAGACGACCTTGCAGGCCGTGCTTCGCATCAGCGCAAGGCTGATCATTGTGGTTGTGATTCTGATGGTGATCTTTGGAAAGCCTGACAACTTATCCACGGTGGTGGGGCTCACGGGCGCCGGCCTGGCCGTGGCGCTGCAGGATTTCCTGCTCTCGTTCCTGGGCTGGTTCGTGCTGATGGGCCGGCACGGCATTCGGGTGGGCGACTGGGTGGAAATCAATCCGAACTCCTTCACCGGTGTGCGCGGCGAGGTAGTCGAGATCACACTGTTCCGCACGGTGCTGCTCGAAACGGGCAACTGGAATGAGCCTGGCCACCTCACCGGCCGCCAGGTCGCTTTTATGAATATGTACGCGGTGACCGGCTACTACTTCAATTTCAGCACCTCCGGCCAGTGGCTCTGGGACGAACTGCAAGTAGCCATTCCGCACAGCCAGAATCCTTATCCGCTGGTGGAAAAAATCCGCGCCATCGTGGCCCAGGCAACCGAGAGCAATACGCAACTGGCCGAGCGCGATTGGCAGCGAGTGTCAAGCCGCTACGGCACGCGTTCGTTCTCCGCCCAGCCCTCCGTTAACGTCAAACCCACCGATAACGGAGTGATTGCCATCGTCCGCTACATTACTCGAGCTGACGAGCGCACTGCCACGCGGTATGGCTTGAACCATCAGATCGTCAAGCTGTTCCACAGCACGGAAGAACTTGTGTCTTCCGGGGCCGAAGTTGTGCTTGACTCCGAAGCCTCGGCACCCGACAGCCATTGA
- a CDS encoding protein kinase, which produces MDERWQEIERIYHAACEIDKNARAEFLTKACAGDESLRREVEFLLAQDEQAGDFLESPAIEVVAESLAKDEHLSGPAKPSVEIGAMIAHYRLAAKIGEGGMGEVYRARDTKLQRDVAIKILPHAMASDADRMARFEREAKVLASLNHPNIAAIYGLEESNGIRALVMELVEGETLAERIVGEGSALPREPKGLPYTDALSMAKQITEALEYAHERGVIHRDLKPANVKITPEGAVKVLDFGLAKVLGGTSASPVHGQDAHATDQNSPTLATQPGMILGTAAYMSPEQARGQPVDRRCDIWAFGCVLYEMLSRRKAFDGETISDVLAAVLTKEPDLATLPPTTPSGIQRLLRRCLVKDAKQRLRDIGEARIAIEETLAGDVGERSALPREGEALPYVPPQVSPLRRALPWLATTLRRPGTNGFFGGLAAGILIALIVAYWQMPILPPPRVSGYLQLTHNGLPKELVGTDGSRLYLVETASGRLRNIAQVSVAGGEVGLIRVPSPVLHALNVSPDGSDLLFVNSPSDSTEGALWAVPILGGSPRRLTDAIGYEGAWSADKKSLVYFRSTDLYVANGDGTKARKIVTLPGALSADPQTGTRYVSGAWSPDGRQIRFTIIDAKTQSESIWQVSADGTNLHQLLPGWHPSAGECCGKWMPDGKYFVFQSQGQLWARRESGSFLRKTGHEPVQITSGAVEYSTPLPSKDGRRLFAVAGFSRAELERYDTKSQKFLPFLSGISAGGVSFSRDHQRVAYVSYPEGNLWLSKADGRQRLQLTFPPMSVAAPRWSPDGKQIAFAGELPNTPMQIYVMSADGGSPGQVTDGSRDYVDPTWSPDGASLVLGIAVWAIESGVGGIYELNLKTRKETKLPGSDGLWSPRRSPDGRYVTALTLDDKKMLLFDYKTRNWTELSSLAQQGWQEWSHDGQYIFFWGTNGQSEPGIYRMRVSDRKIEKVVSLKDFQEAPGLLGGWIGLAPDGSPLLVKDTGTQDVVAMDWVAP; this is translated from the coding sequence ATGGATGAACGCTGGCAGGAGATCGAACGGATTTATCACGCGGCCTGCGAGATCGACAAGAATGCGCGGGCCGAGTTTTTGACGAAAGCCTGCGCGGGAGACGAAAGCCTGCGCCGCGAAGTGGAATTCCTGCTGGCGCAGGACGAACAGGCTGGAGACTTCCTGGAGTCGCCTGCCATCGAGGTAGTGGCGGAGTCTTTGGCGAAGGACGAGCACTTGTCAGGTCCCGCAAAACCATCGGTTGAAATCGGCGCCATGATTGCCCACTATCGCCTGGCAGCAAAGATTGGCGAAGGCGGAATGGGAGAAGTCTATCGTGCGCGCGACACAAAGCTCCAGCGCGACGTGGCCATAAAGATTCTGCCGCACGCCATGGCCAGCGATGCCGACCGCATGGCGCGCTTCGAGCGTGAAGCTAAGGTGCTGGCGTCGCTCAATCATCCCAACATTGCAGCGATCTACGGTCTCGAAGAATCAAACGGCATCCGCGCGCTGGTGATGGAGCTGGTGGAAGGTGAGACCCTGGCGGAGAGAATCGTAGGGGAGGGCTCTGCCCTCCCGCGGGAGCCCAAAGGGCTCCCCTACACGGACGCCTTATCAATGGCCAAGCAGATTACCGAAGCGCTGGAATATGCCCACGAGCGCGGCGTGATCCATCGCGATCTGAAACCCGCCAACGTGAAGATCACGCCCGAAGGCGCCGTGAAGGTGCTGGACTTCGGCCTCGCCAAGGTTCTCGGTGGCACGAGCGCCTCGCCCGTGCATGGGCAGGATGCCCATGCCACGGATCAGAATTCGCCCACGCTGGCCACCCAGCCGGGCATGATTCTGGGCACGGCCGCCTACATGAGCCCGGAGCAGGCCAGGGGGCAACCGGTGGACCGGCGCTGCGACATCTGGGCGTTCGGTTGCGTGCTGTATGAAATGCTCTCCAGGCGGAAAGCATTTGACGGTGAAACGATTTCAGACGTGCTTGCGGCCGTGCTCACGAAAGAGCCGGACTTGGCCACGCTGCCGCCAACAACTCCCTCCGGGATTCAAAGACTCCTCCGCCGCTGCCTGGTGAAAGATGCGAAGCAGCGCCTGCGCGACATTGGGGAAGCCCGCATCGCGATTGAAGAAACCCTCGCAGGTGATGTAGGGGAGCGCTCCGCGCTCCCGCGGGAGGGCGAAGCCCTCCCCTACGTGCCACCACAGGTGTCACCCCTGCGCCGCGCCCTGCCGTGGCTGGCGACGACACTACGCAGGCCCGGCACGAACGGGTTCTTCGGGGGGCTGGCGGCGGGCATACTGATTGCTTTGATCGTGGCTTACTGGCAGATGCCAATTCTTCCGCCACCAAGGGTATCAGGCTACCTCCAGCTAACCCATAACGGTCTTCCCAAGGAATTAGTTGGTACTGACGGCTCAAGACTCTACCTGGTGGAGACTGCATCAGGAAGGCTTCGCAATATCGCCCAGGTTTCAGTCGCGGGGGGAGAGGTTGGCCTGATACGCGTTCCATCACCTGTTTTGCACGCGCTTAACGTCTCGCCGGACGGCTCAGACTTGTTGTTTGTAAATTCACCGAGCGACTCCACAGAGGGCGCTCTCTGGGCCGTGCCGATTTTGGGCGGATCACCCCGCCGGCTGACCGATGCCATTGGGTACGAGGGGGCATGGTCTGCCGACAAAAAAAGTCTCGTTTACTTCCGGAGCACTGATCTCTACGTGGCAAACGGCGATGGGACAAAGGCCAGAAAAATCGTCACACTACCGGGCGCCTTATCGGCGGATCCGCAGACGGGCACACGTTACGTGTCTGGCGCGTGGTCGCCCGACGGCCGTCAGATCCGCTTTACCATTATCGACGCCAAGACCCAGAGCGAATCAATCTGGCAGGTTTCGGCTGATGGCACAAACCTTCACCAGTTACTGCCCGGCTGGCACCCCAGCGCGGGCGAGTGTTGCGGCAAGTGGATGCCCGATGGGAAATATTTCGTTTTCCAATCTCAAGGCCAGCTTTGGGCCAGACGCGAGAGCGGCAGCTTTCTTCGCAAGACCGGCCATGAGCCCGTGCAGATAACTTCCGGAGCGGTGGAGTACTCCACTCCACTGCCAAGCAAGGATGGGAGGAGGCTGTTCGCCGTTGCGGGGTTCTCACGGGCGGAACTCGAGCGTTATGACACGAAATCTCAAAAATTCTTGCCGTTTCTTTCAGGCATTTCAGCCGGTGGCGTGAGTTTTTCCCGTGACCATCAGCGGGTTGCCTACGTGAGTTATCCAGAGGGCAATTTGTGGCTGAGCAAAGCGGACGGCAGGCAGCGGCTCCAGTTGACATTCCCGCCGATGAGCGTCGCGGCTCCCCGCTGGTCGCCGGATGGCAAGCAGATCGCTTTCGCGGGGGAACTCCCGAACACGCCAATGCAAATCTATGTCATGTCCGCCGATGGCGGCTCTCCCGGGCAAGTGACCGACGGCAGCCGCGACTATGTTGACCCGACTTGGTCACCCGATGGAGCTTCTCTGGTTCTGGGTATTGCGGTGTGGGCAATCGAATCGGGTGTTGGCGGGATTTATGAGCTGAACTTGAAGACCCGAAAAGAGACGAAGTTGCCCGGCTCCGACGGGCTTTGGTCTCCACGGCGGTCTCCCGACGGACGCTACGTGACAGCCCTCACCCTCGATGACAAGAAAATGCTGCTCTTCGATTACAAAACCCGGAATTGGACCGAGCTGTCGTCGCTGGCCCAACAGGGGTGGCAAGAATGGTCACATGATGGGCAGTACATATTCTTCTGGGGAACGAACGGGCAAAGTGAACCGGGAATATATCGCATGCGAGTCAGCGACCGCAAAATCGAAAAGGTGGTCAGCCTGAAGGATTTCCAAGAGGCTCCAGGGCTTCTTGGGGGATGGATAGGGCTCGCCCCCGACGGTTCTCCTCTACTGGTAAAGGATACAGGCACGCAGGACGTTGTCGCCATGGATTGGGTCGCACCATAG